In a genomic window of Fimbriiglobus ruber:
- a CDS encoding FkbM family methyltransferase: MSPPAPPQVSVVMPVFNGARFLERAIESVRHQTLPGWELLAVDDHSADESGSLLARAAAADARVRVFRHPANLGQSAARNTALANARGELVAYLDQDDEFYPDHLARAWDWRAKGEVLVFRYDLVDDMPGSPAFGTVVTYDPAAKFDRMLAETITTPLGVVHHRRLLDRVGGFDEDLGRFRGDDEDGDLWQRFARAGAVFLFVPAASGRYHVRADSFSRTRPPGPAGPPVPGRPERVGVGGTTYPVRVPDGDGDAWLVGEVFDGHAFGGIPRWCLRPSAVVADVGASAGLFAVYFKLHYDSAAVVHCFEPDPSQFALLAGNVRPFPGVVSYPFGLARADGEVDLFLHPHAPGATAVGEAPVPPAVGRTRVRVRDAAVAWDELGLGEVDVLKVDALGCEVDVLGVLGPRARAARVVVAEFRTPADRSRIGAALPGHELFGTRVRESGPGLVTYVRSDLMAPAPAHGVASSSAGMESAVQPLPPPAPVARPRRSAPGRTTARGCCSRRTTTTSTRRAGPPCVPATCSRR; encoded by the coding sequence ATGTCGCCCCCCGCCCCGCCGCAGGTGTCCGTCGTCATGCCGGTGTTCAACGGCGCCCGGTTCCTCGAGCGGGCCATTGAGTCCGTCCGCCACCAGACGCTGCCCGGGTGGGAGTTACTCGCCGTCGACGATCATTCGGCCGACGAGAGTGGCAGCCTCCTCGCCCGGGCGGCGGCCGCGGACGCCCGCGTCCGCGTGTTCCGGCACCCGGCCAACCTCGGCCAGTCGGCCGCCCGGAACACCGCCCTGGCGAACGCCCGGGGGGAGTTGGTGGCGTACCTCGACCAGGACGACGAATTCTACCCCGACCACCTGGCCCGGGCGTGGGACTGGCGGGCGAAGGGCGAGGTGCTGGTGTTCCGGTACGACCTGGTCGACGACATGCCCGGCAGTCCGGCATTCGGGACGGTCGTCACGTACGACCCGGCGGCCAAATTCGACCGGATGCTCGCCGAGACCATCACGACTCCCCTGGGGGTGGTCCACCACCGCCGCTTGCTCGACCGGGTCGGGGGGTTCGACGAGGACCTGGGGCGGTTCCGGGGGGACGACGAGGACGGCGACCTGTGGCAGCGGTTCGCGCGGGCCGGGGCCGTGTTCCTGTTCGTGCCCGCGGCGAGCGGGCGGTACCACGTCCGGGCGGACAGCTTCTCGCGCACCCGCCCGCCGGGTCCCGCCGGGCCGCCCGTTCCGGGCCGCCCGGAGCGGGTCGGGGTCGGCGGGACGACGTACCCCGTGCGGGTTCCGGACGGGGACGGGGACGCGTGGCTCGTCGGGGAGGTGTTCGACGGGCACGCGTTCGGAGGCATCCCACGCTGGTGCCTGCGGCCGTCCGCGGTCGTGGCGGACGTCGGGGCGAGCGCCGGGTTGTTCGCCGTGTATTTCAAACTGCATTACGATTCCGCGGCGGTGGTCCACTGCTTCGAGCCGGACCCGTCGCAGTTCGCCCTGCTGGCCGGGAACGTGCGCCCGTTCCCGGGGGTCGTCTCGTACCCGTTCGGGCTCGCCCGCGCGGACGGCGAGGTCGACCTGTTCCTTCACCCGCACGCGCCCGGGGCGACCGCGGTCGGCGAAGCCCCGGTACCCCCCGCGGTCGGTCGCACCCGCGTCCGGGTGCGGGACGCGGCGGTCGCGTGGGACGAGTTGGGGCTCGGGGAGGTCGACGTCCTGAAGGTCGACGCCCTCGGGTGCGAGGTCGACGTCCTCGGCGTCCTCGGCCCGCGGGCCCGGGCCGCGCGGGTCGTGGTGGCCGAATTCCGCACGCCCGCTGACCGTAGCCGGATCGGGGCCGCACTCCCGGGCCACGAGTTGTTCGGGACGCGGGTCCGCGAGTCCGGGCCCGGACTCGTCACGTACGTCCGGTCCGACTTGATGGCCCCCGCCCCGGCGCACGGTGTGGCGTCCTCGTCGGCGGGGATGGAAAGCGCGGTCCAGCCGCTCCCCCCGCCGGCGCCGGTCGCCCGCCCCCGGCGGTCGGCACCCGGGCGGACGACCGCCCGCGGGTGTTGTTCGCGTCGTACCACTACCACCTCGACTCGGCGAGCGGGGCCGCCCTGTGTACCCGCGACCTGTTCGAGGCGCTGA
- a CDS encoding glycosyltransferase gives MLFASYHYHLDSASGAALCTRDLFEALTARGWACGVVSGPHRDDPAGPPVGDVLRGQPGVVCVPGRVGRTTFSVYNFAAGGYPVTVVAPDPPAGSGPPGPSATAAFADVLGRVVRQFRPDVVLTYGGDPASRAVAPAARAAGARAVFWLHNFAYTDPAFFWDYDAVVVPSGFARDRYWATLGLACVALPPVLSRDRIPAAGGAVGRYVTFVNPEPAKGVFWFARVAAVLARVRPDIPVLVVEARGRVDWLARCGVDLRDVRTVHRMANTPDPRQFYRASRVVVMPSVCEESFGRVAAEAVLAGIPVVASDRGALPETVGRGGAILPIPAEITTDTRRPPSEPEVGPWVAAVARLWDDPGGVAAGVGAAARVWDPVAVIDRWEEFLRGCGGAVRRDARPGATCQ, from the coding sequence GTGTTGTTCGCGTCGTACCACTACCACCTCGACTCGGCGAGCGGGGCCGCCCTGTGTACCCGCGACCTGTTCGAGGCGCTGACCGCCCGCGGGTGGGCGTGCGGCGTCGTATCCGGCCCCCACCGCGACGACCCGGCCGGGCCCCCGGTCGGCGACGTCCTCCGCGGGCAGCCCGGGGTTGTGTGCGTCCCCGGGCGGGTCGGGCGGACGACCTTCTCCGTCTACAACTTCGCGGCCGGCGGATACCCGGTCACCGTCGTGGCCCCGGACCCGCCGGCCGGGAGCGGTCCCCCGGGCCCGTCGGCGACCGCGGCGTTCGCCGACGTGCTGGGCCGGGTCGTCCGGCAATTCCGGCCCGACGTCGTGCTGACGTACGGCGGCGACCCGGCATCCCGGGCTGTCGCCCCCGCGGCCCGCGCGGCCGGCGCCCGGGCCGTGTTCTGGCTGCATAATTTCGCGTACACGGACCCCGCCTTTTTCTGGGACTACGACGCGGTCGTCGTCCCGTCCGGGTTCGCGCGCGACCGGTACTGGGCGACCCTGGGCCTGGCGTGCGTCGCCCTTCCGCCGGTCCTCAGTCGGGACCGCATCCCGGCGGCGGGCGGGGCCGTCGGGCGGTACGTGACGTTCGTCAACCCGGAACCCGCGAAGGGCGTCTTCTGGTTCGCCCGGGTGGCCGCGGTGCTGGCCCGGGTCCGCCCGGACATCCCGGTCCTGGTCGTCGAGGCCCGCGGGCGGGTCGACTGGCTCGCCCGGTGCGGGGTCGACCTCCGGGACGTCCGGACGGTCCACCGGATGGCGAACACCCCGGACCCGCGGCAGTTTTACCGGGCCAGCCGGGTGGTGGTGATGCCGTCGGTGTGCGAGGAATCGTTCGGGCGGGTGGCCGCGGAGGCGGTGCTGGCGGGGATCCCGGTCGTGGCGTCGGACCGGGGGGCGCTGCCCGAGACGGTCGGGCGGGGGGGCGCGATTCTCCCGATCCCGGCGGAGATCACGACCGACACCCGCCGCCCGCCGAGTGAACCAGAGGTCGGGCCGTGGGTCGCGGCGGTGGCGCGACTGTGGGACGACCCGGGCGGGGTGGCCGCCGGGGTCGGGGCCGCCGCCCGGGTGTGGGATCCGGTCGCCGTCATCGACCGCTGGGAGGAATTCCTCCGCGGGTGCGGGGGGGCGGTCCGGCGGGACGCGCGGCCGGGGGCCACGTGTCAATAG
- a CDS encoding tetratricopeptide repeat protein produces MISIAAPPAARNGTHAPPDAVADLLARARAGATGDAHLFALFAELAREFDRPDLRSEFLARAGGDPTPPRPAAKVTDDHQSAAAAAAARGGRLIRANQLAEAEAAFRESVRLDPTVATAHCDLGVVLGRLGRPAEAEAAFQVAVRLDPTGATGYANLGSACLDQKKFVEAEAAFRQGVHLKPTDANAHYLVGTALEARGQSGPAEAAYRDALRHDPTLADAHFRLGELLARARRLPEAETAFREAVLRKPKHARAWGGLGQVLENQNRPAEAEPFCREAVRLGPKLPEAHNNLGVVLAALTRPAEAEACYREAVRLRPTFASAHSNLGNALRVQGRLADAEAALREAVRLRPKASEAHNNLGIVLVQGGRTDEGVREYDEAIRLRPDYPEAHLNRALVLLADGDFARGWPDYEWRWKMRHITPPAHPGPRWDGGPLDGKTILVYAEQGLGDTLHFIRYASLVKARGGTVVVECPPPLAALVATCPGVDRVVPTGTPLPPFDTHISLLSIPGLVGVPPAAQPAPAPYFRPPPDRVAHWRDELNAVAGFRVGIAWQGSKSHRGDRQRSVPLTRFADLAGVPGVRLCSLQKGDGADQLTAAPPAAGILDLGARTAAGMEDVAAVLSTLDLLVTVDTALAHLAGALGRPVWVALPFAADWRWLRHRPDTPWYPSMRLFRQPAVGDWDTVFEQMRVELDTAVRAKGPPSEDHSPARDG; encoded by the coding sequence ATGATTTCGATCGCCGCCCCGCCCGCCGCCCGCAACGGCACCCACGCCCCCCCCGACGCCGTGGCCGACCTGCTTGCCCGGGCTCGGGCCGGGGCCACCGGGGACGCCCACCTGTTCGCCCTCTTCGCGGAACTCGCCCGCGAGTTCGACCGGCCCGACCTGCGGTCCGAGTTCCTGGCCCGCGCCGGCGGGGACCCGACGCCACCCCGCCCCGCGGCCAAGGTCACCGACGACCACCAGTCGGCCGCGGCCGCGGCCGCCGCCCGCGGCGGCCGGCTCATCCGGGCCAACCAGCTGGCCGAGGCCGAGGCCGCGTTCCGGGAGTCGGTTCGCCTCGACCCGACCGTCGCGACCGCCCACTGCGACCTCGGCGTCGTCCTCGGCCGCCTCGGCCGCCCGGCCGAAGCCGAGGCCGCGTTCCAGGTCGCCGTCCGCCTCGACCCGACCGGGGCGACCGGGTACGCCAACCTGGGGAGTGCGTGCCTCGACCAGAAGAAGTTCGTCGAGGCCGAGGCCGCCTTCCGACAGGGCGTACACCTGAAACCGACCGACGCGAACGCCCACTACCTCGTGGGAACCGCGCTCGAGGCCCGGGGCCAATCCGGCCCGGCCGAGGCCGCTTACCGGGACGCCCTCCGGCACGACCCGACCCTGGCCGACGCCCACTTCCGACTCGGCGAGCTGCTGGCCCGCGCCCGCCGCCTGCCCGAGGCCGAGACCGCCTTCCGGGAAGCCGTCCTCCGGAAACCCAAGCACGCCCGGGCGTGGGGCGGGCTCGGACAGGTCCTGGAGAACCAGAACCGCCCGGCCGAGGCCGAGCCGTTCTGCCGGGAGGCCGTCCGCCTCGGGCCGAAACTCCCCGAGGCCCACAACAACCTGGGCGTGGTCCTCGCGGCCCTCACCCGCCCGGCCGAGGCCGAGGCGTGCTACCGGGAAGCCGTCCGCCTGCGGCCGACGTTCGCGTCCGCCCACAGCAACCTCGGGAACGCCCTCCGCGTCCAGGGCCGCCTGGCCGACGCCGAGGCCGCCCTGCGGGAGGCCGTCCGCTTGCGGCCGAAGGCGTCCGAGGCCCACAACAACCTGGGCATCGTCCTCGTCCAGGGCGGGCGGACGGACGAGGGCGTGCGGGAGTACGACGAGGCCATCCGGCTCCGCCCGGACTACCCCGAGGCCCACCTGAACCGGGCCCTCGTGCTGCTCGCCGACGGGGACTTCGCCCGCGGGTGGCCGGACTACGAGTGGCGGTGGAAGATGCGGCACATCACCCCGCCGGCCCACCCGGGACCGCGGTGGGACGGCGGGCCGCTCGACGGGAAAACGATCCTCGTGTACGCCGAACAGGGGTTGGGCGACACCCTCCACTTCATCCGGTACGCGTCCCTCGTCAAGGCCCGGGGCGGGACCGTTGTCGTCGAGTGCCCGCCGCCCCTCGCCGCCCTCGTCGCCACGTGCCCCGGGGTCGATCGGGTGGTCCCGACCGGCACCCCCCTCCCGCCGTTCGACACCCACATCTCCCTCCTCAGCATTCCGGGCCTCGTCGGCGTCCCGCCGGCCGCCCAGCCCGCCCCCGCGCCGTACTTCCGGCCGCCCCCCGACCGGGTCGCCCACTGGCGGGACGAGTTGAACGCCGTGGCCGGGTTCCGGGTCGGGATCGCCTGGCAGGGGAGCAAATCCCACCGCGGCGACCGCCAGCGGTCGGTCCCCCTGACCCGGTTCGCGGACCTAGCGGGTGTTCCGGGCGTCCGCCTGTGCAGCCTCCAAAAGGGCGACGGGGCCGACCAACTGACGGCCGCCCCGCCGGCCGCGGGCATCCTCGACCTCGGCGCCCGGACCGCGGCCGGCATGGAAGACGTGGCCGCCGTTCTGTCGACCCTCGACCTCCTGGTGACCGTGGACACGGCCCTCGCCCACCTGGCCGGCGCGCTCGGCCGCCCGGTCTGGGTGGCCCTCCCGTTCGCGGCCGATTGGCGGTGGTTGCGGCACCGCCCCGACACCCCGTGGTACCCGTCCATGCGATTGTTCCGCCAACCGGCGGTCGGCGACTGGGACACCGTGTTCGAACAGATGCGGGTCGAACTCGACACGGCCGTACGGGCCAAGGGGCCACCGTCCGAAGACCACTCACCGGCTCGTGATGGGTAA
- a CDS encoding ATP-grasp domain-containing protein: MAARDRGDEVVAGSQYADGGKRTISSGCPDEVIAFAQKVLGDIGWRPDPLFMLDVCESEGTYYVVELNSFSCSWLYACDFARVVEVASDRAIWWTPLSRPKNRRP; the protein is encoded by the coding sequence ATGGCGGCTCGTGATCGCGGGGACGAGGTCGTAGCGGGCAGCCAGTACGCCGACGGCGGCAAGCGGACCATCTCATCCGGCTGTCCGGACGAGGTGATCGCCTTTGCGCAGAAAGTCCTTGGGGACATCGGCTGGCGGCCGGACCCGCTGTTCATGCTCGACGTGTGCGAATCCGAGGGGACGTACTACGTCGTCGAACTCAACAGTTTTTCCTGTTCGTGGCTTTATGCGTGTGACTTTGCCCGCGTGGTCGAGGTGGCGAGCGATCGGGCTATATGGTGGACCCCATTGTCTAGACCAAAAAACCGCCGTCCTTAG
- a CDS encoding Calx-beta domain-containing protein, protein MYDTDYTAPASYGGSVTFTAADTTTEVAVDPEYAAEGTKTVVESLTATGTYTVSGGAATVSIVEVPLETVWITAIENAVVYSPTGPSDGYFVVSRSSDADDLTVTYSEPTGTAVAGTNYWTPSAAGGSIEFTPGESSAVITVDPRDDGVTDTPKTVIESLSGAYLSVSGGPATVTITETAVGTDDVWITADEDAVEFGPSGTTDGSFTIHLTSVGGSESPLVVNYEAPLGSATYDVDYSSPSPYGGDAVTFTPGVTSITLPVIPIDNGTVHDPLTVVESLIGGGRYYSIADGPTATVTITQEPADVWVTADADAVKFGPAGPADGSFTFHRSYTSGALAVAYGPPTGTAVQGTNYSSPLGGTQTVTFADGQATVTVALTPIDDGRADGNQTVVEAIDSGLRYTADPAASSATGTILEEPTTAWITADEDAVKFGPAGPSDGYFTVHRSDGSGTIAVAYGPPTGSAAVGVNYWSPGGGTQTVTFTRA, encoded by the coding sequence GTGTACGACACGGACTACACAGCCCCGGCCTCGTACGGCGGGTCGGTGACGTTCACGGCCGCCGACACGACCACCGAAGTCGCCGTCGACCCCGAGTACGCGGCGGAGGGGACGAAGACGGTCGTCGAGAGCCTGACCGCGACCGGGACGTACACGGTGAGTGGGGGGGCGGCCACCGTGTCGATCGTCGAAGTCCCCCTGGAGACGGTGTGGATCACGGCCATCGAGAACGCCGTCGTGTACAGCCCGACCGGGCCGTCCGACGGGTACTTCGTCGTCAGCCGGTCGTCGGACGCGGACGACCTGACGGTGACGTACAGCGAGCCGACCGGGACGGCGGTCGCGGGGACCAATTACTGGACCCCGTCGGCGGCCGGCGGGAGCATCGAATTCACCCCCGGGGAGTCGTCCGCCGTCATCACCGTGGACCCGCGGGACGACGGGGTCACCGACACCCCCAAGACGGTCATCGAGTCGCTCAGCGGGGCGTACCTGTCGGTGAGCGGCGGGCCGGCCACGGTGACGATCACCGAGACGGCCGTCGGGACCGACGACGTGTGGATTACGGCCGACGAGGACGCGGTCGAGTTCGGTCCGTCCGGGACGACCGACGGGTCCTTCACCATCCACCTCACGTCGGTGGGCGGGTCGGAATCCCCCCTGGTCGTGAATTACGAGGCGCCCCTCGGGTCGGCGACGTACGACGTCGATTACTCGTCCCCGTCCCCGTACGGGGGGGACGCGGTGACCTTCACCCCCGGGGTCACCAGCATCACCCTCCCCGTCATCCCGATCGACAACGGCACCGTCCACGACCCCCTGACGGTCGTCGAATCCCTGATCGGCGGGGGGCGGTACTACTCGATCGCGGACGGGCCGACGGCGACGGTCACGATCACCCAGGAGCCCGCGGACGTGTGGGTCACGGCCGACGCGGACGCCGTCAAGTTCGGGCCGGCCGGGCCGGCCGACGGGTCCTTCACGTTCCACCGGTCGTACACGTCCGGGGCGCTCGCGGTGGCGTACGGGCCGCCGACCGGGACGGCCGTTCAAGGGACCAACTACTCGAGCCCGCTCGGGGGCACCCAGACGGTCACGTTCGCCGACGGCCAGGCGACGGTCACCGTCGCCCTGACCCCGATCGACGACGGGCGGGCGGACGGCAACCAGACGGTCGTCGAGGCGATCGACTCGGGCCTCCGTTACACCGCCGATCCGGCCGCGTCGTCGGCCACCGGGACGATCCTCGAGGAGCCGACCACGGCCTGGATCACGGCCGACGAGGACGCGGTCAAGTTCGGGCCGGCCGGGCCGTCCGACGGGTACTTCACGGTCCACCGGTCGGACGGGTCGGGGACGATCGCGGTGGCGTACGGGCCGCCGACCGGGTCGGCGGCCGTCGGGGTCAACTACTGGAGCCCGGGCGGCGGCACCCAGACGGTCACGTTCACCCGGGCGTGA
- a CDS encoding SDR family oxidoreductase: MSTMSGKVALITGGTSGIGRATAVAFARKGVKVVVTGRREKEGEETVALVRKAGGEGIFLRGDVSREADVKGWVDQAVAKYGRLNFAFNNAGVELLGSVTEMAEADIRRLLDVNVLGVLLSLKHEIPAILKSGGGAVVNTSSIAGLVAMGGVSVYAATKHAVVGITKATALEYAKQGVRVNAVAPAAIETEMLDRFAGSDAAKQSFAAAHPIGRIGTPAEIADPVVWLCSDEAAFITGQTLAIDGGWTAQ, encoded by the coding sequence ATGTCTACGATGAGCGGGAAAGTGGCACTGATTACCGGGGGCACGAGCGGCATCGGCCGGGCGACGGCGGTCGCGTTCGCCAGGAAGGGCGTGAAAGTCGTCGTCACGGGGCGCCGCGAGAAAGAAGGGGAAGAGACGGTCGCCCTGGTTCGGAAGGCGGGCGGCGAGGGGATTTTTCTTCGCGGAGACGTGTCGCGGGAAGCGGACGTCAAAGGCTGGGTGGACCAGGCGGTCGCGAAGTACGGCCGGCTGAACTTCGCGTTCAACAACGCCGGCGTCGAATTGCTCGGGTCGGTGACCGAGATGGCCGAAGCCGACATCCGCCGGTTGCTCGACGTGAACGTCCTCGGGGTGTTGCTCAGTTTGAAGCACGAAATCCCGGCGATCCTCAAATCGGGCGGCGGGGCGGTGGTCAACACGTCCAGCATCGCCGGCCTGGTTGCGATGGGCGGGGTCTCCGTCTACGCGGCCACCAAGCACGCGGTCGTCGGGATCACGAAGGCGACGGCCCTCGAATACGCCAAACAGGGGGTGCGAGTGAACGCCGTCGCACCCGCGGCGATCGAGACGGAGATGCTCGACCGATTCGCGGGGAGTGACGCCGCGAAACAATCGTTCGCCGCGGCCCACCCGATCGGGCGGATCGGCACGCCCGCCGAGATCGCCGACCCGGTCGTCTGGCTCTGTTCGGACGAAGCGGCCTTCATCACCGGCCAGACCCTCGCCATCGACGGCGGGTGGACGGCCCAGTAA
- a CDS encoding IS3 family transposase (programmed frameshift): MATKRKTHTAAFKAQVALAAIKGDRTINQVASQYDVHPTLIHAWKKQLLAGAETVFASGVKPTGPPDDKTDELYAQIGRLKVELDWVKKKSAALSVDARRALIDDDHPALSIRRQCALVGLNRSTRYYDPVPETAENLRRMRWIDEQYTRCPFYGSRRITAWLAGQGHEVNRKRVQRLLRIMGLEAIYPRPKLSAGPAHKVYPYLLRGVAIDRVNQVWSADITYVPLPSGFMYLAATIDWFSRSVIAWRLSNTLDGSFCQDMLDDALGRGTPEVFNTDQGVQFTARSWIDRVETAGASVSMDGRGRCLDNVFVERLWRSVKYEDVYLRGYESVSALTSGLRSYFAFYNGQRLHQSLDYRTPAAVYEGTSGG, from the exons ATGGCGACGAAACGAAAAACACACACGGCGGCGTTCAAGGCCCAGGTCGCACTGGCAGCGATCAAGGGGGATCGGACCATCAACCAGGTGGCTTCCCAGTACGATGTCCACCCGACCCTGATCCACGCCTGGAAGAAGCAGTTACTGGCCGGAGCGGAGACGGTGTTCGCGTCCGGGGTCAAGCCGACCGGACCGCCGGACGACAAGACCGACGAGTTGTACGCGCAGATCGGGCGACTCAAGGTCGAACTCGACTGGGTGAAAAAAAAATCTGCCGCCCT CTCGGTTGACGCCCGGCGGGCTCTGATCGACGACGATCACCCCGCTCTGAGCATCCGTCGGCAGTGCGCACTGGTCGGCCTGAACCGGTCGACCCGGTACTACGACCCGGTCCCGGAGACGGCCGAGAATCTCCGGCGGATGCGGTGGATCGATGAGCAATACACCCGGTGCCCGTTCTATGGCAGCCGGCGGATCACCGCGTGGCTGGCGGGTCAGGGCCATGAGGTGAACCGCAAGCGGGTCCAGCGGCTCCTGCGGATCATGGGGTTGGAAGCCATCTACCCGCGGCCGAAATTGTCCGCCGGGCCGGCCCATAAGGTGTACCCATACCTACTCCGGGGCGTCGCGATCGATCGGGTCAACCAGGTCTGGTCGGCCGATATTACATATGTCCCGCTGCCGTCCGGGTTCATGTACCTGGCCGCGACGATTGACTGGTTCAGCCGGTCTGTCATCGCCTGGCGGTTGTCGAACACGCTCGACGGGTCGTTCTGCCAGGACATGCTGGACGACGCGTTGGGCCGGGGCACGCCGGAGGTGTTCAACACCGATCAGGGCGTCCAGTTTACGGCCCGGAGTTGGATCGACCGGGTGGAGACGGCCGGGGCGTCGGTCAGCATGGATGGTCGCGGGCGGTGTCTAGATAATGTATTCGTCGAACGGCTGTGGCGAAGTGTCAAATACGAAGATGTGTATCTACGGGGGTACGAGTCGGTGTCGGCGCTGACGAGCGGGTTACGGTCGTACTTCGCGTTCTACAACGGGCAGCGGTTGCATCAGTCGTTGGACTACCGGACGCCCGCGGCTGTGTACGAGGGGACGTCGGGGGGATGA
- a CDS encoding Gfo/Idh/MocA family protein, protein MAGLLLPTRRTFLQTAAATGAVAFGAPAVQARGANEKLNIGLIGSGNRGRTILREAMRLGHRAVALCDIAEFRLETVAKAVDEAEQDKPKFYSDYRKLLEHPSLDAVIITTPDHHHKEILVAAMQAEKDAYVEKPLTKSIDEGAEMIEAVRKANRVVQVGNQRHSGPHWEECVKVVKSSAFGKLVWAKVWDTRNWVKKDPFAPPKDFRYDPRTLNWEAFLGNAPKRAFDPLRYWSWRWYWDYAGGLMTDIGAHQLDIVAWIGGTDVPKSAVANGGVYQFKHWETPDVIHGIWDYGKFAANFAVQFVNGADGVGAGFYGTKQTLLCDAEKEIRLYDTAEKITPDMRPVQTWRVEPETPLHVKNWVECVKSREDPNSTIELGHRVILAAHLANLSYRTGKKIFWDADRKEVIGS, encoded by the coding sequence ATGGCCGGTTTGCTTCTCCCGACCCGCCGGACGTTTTTGCAGACCGCCGCAGCCACCGGGGCGGTTGCGTTCGGCGCGCCCGCGGTCCAGGCCCGGGGCGCGAACGAGAAGTTGAACATCGGGCTGATCGGGTCCGGCAACCGCGGGCGGACCATCCTCCGCGAGGCCATGCGGCTCGGGCACCGGGCGGTCGCCCTCTGCGATATCGCCGAGTTCCGCCTCGAAACCGTCGCGAAGGCCGTGGACGAAGCCGAGCAGGACAAGCCGAAGTTCTACTCCGACTACCGCAAGCTCCTCGAACACCCCAGCCTCGACGCCGTCATCATCACGACGCCGGACCACCACCACAAAGAAATCCTCGTCGCCGCCATGCAGGCGGAGAAGGACGCCTACGTCGAAAAGCCGCTGACCAAGTCGATCGACGAGGGGGCCGAGATGATCGAGGCGGTCCGGAAGGCGAACCGGGTCGTCCAGGTCGGGAACCAACGGCACAGCGGGCCGCACTGGGAAGAGTGCGTGAAAGTGGTCAAGTCGTCCGCGTTTGGCAAACTCGTGTGGGCCAAGGTGTGGGACACGCGGAACTGGGTCAAGAAAGACCCGTTCGCCCCGCCGAAAGACTTCCGGTACGACCCGCGAACTCTGAACTGGGAGGCGTTCCTGGGCAACGCCCCGAAGCGGGCGTTCGACCCGCTCCGGTACTGGTCCTGGCGGTGGTACTGGGACTACGCGGGCGGCCTGATGACCGACATCGGCGCCCACCAGCTCGACATCGTGGCCTGGATCGGCGGCACCGACGTGCCCAAGAGCGCGGTCGCCAACGGCGGCGTCTACCAGTTCAAGCACTGGGAGACGCCGGACGTCATCCACGGCATCTGGGACTACGGCAAGTTCGCGGCCAACTTCGCGGTCCAGTTCGTGAACGGGGCGGACGGCGTCGGGGCCGGGTTCTACGGCACCAAGCAGACGCTCCTCTGCGACGCCGAGAAGGAAATCCGGCTGTACGACACGGCCGAGAAGATCACGCCGGACATGCGGCCGGTGCAGACGTGGAGGGTCGAGCCGGAAACCCCGCTGCACGTCAAGAACTGGGTCGAGTGCGTGAAGTCCCGGGAAGACCCGAACTCGACCATCGAACTCGGCCACCGGGTCATCCTGGCCGCCCACCTGGCGAACCTGTCGTATCGCACCGGCAAGAAGATCTTCTGGGACGCGGACCGGAAAGAAGTCATCGGCAGCTGA